Proteins co-encoded in one Girardinichthys multiradiatus isolate DD_20200921_A chromosome 11, DD_fGirMul_XY1, whole genome shotgun sequence genomic window:
- the LOC124876592 gene encoding tyrosinase-like isoform X2, with translation MWGIRLIIFMMSLAPTYQQFPRLCTTEDSLRTKECCPAWEGDGSACGAWSGRGSCEDVEISEQPDGPQYPFSGLDDREKWPLVFYNRTCQCAGNFMGFNCGDCRFGYFGENCDERRESLRRNIFHLTRAERNRLISYLNLAKQTVSRDYVVATGTYTEMVNGSNPMFADVSVYDVFVWMHYYVSRNAQLGGPGNVWRDVDFAHWAPAFPPWHRVYLLHWEHEIRKLTGDVNFSIPYWDWRDAQGCDVCTDELMGAQSPQDPSLIRSSSVFSSWKVLCSQAEEYNNRGVLCNARNEGPLRRNPGNHNRSLVERLPTSAEVEFTLSLPNYDTGAMDRTANMSFRNTLEGFGDPQTGLGSSSRMGMHAALHVFMNGSMSSVQGSANDPIFLLHHAFVDSIYEQWLRRHRPSPSQYPESNAPIGHNDQRLAESMRPYLDELKDVWPWLMLAGICGALLTVTIAVIFLLTKHQCKAWPRRRSWKNVFALPEKQPLICSNETETNHHNYQTM, from the exons ATGTGGGGGATAAGACTTATCATTTTCATGATGTCTTTGGCCCCCACCTATCAACAGTTCCCTCGCCTTTGCACAACCGAAGACTCTCTACGGACCAAGGAGTGCTGCCCAGCCTGGGAGGGGGATGGCTCGGCTTGTGGTGCCTGGTCGGGCAGGGGCTCCTGTGAGGATGTGGAGATCTCAGAGCAGCCCGACGGACCGCAGTACCCCTTCTCGGGGCTAGACGATCGAGAGAAGTGGCCTTTGGTTTTCTACAACCGGACTTGTCAGTGTGCAGGGAACTTTATGGGGTTTAACTGTGGGGACTGCAGGTTTGGCTACTTTGGGGAAAACTGCGACGAAAGAAGAGAGTCTCTCAGGAGGAACATATTCCATCTGACCAGGGCTGAGAGAAACAGACTTATTTCTTACCTGAACCTAGCCAAGCAGACAGTCAGCAGAGACTATGTTGTTGCAACGGGGACCTACACGGAGATGGTGAATGGCTCCAATCCGATGTTTGCTGATGTATCTGTGTATGATGTGTTTGTCTGGATGCATTACTATGTGTCCCGCAATGCACAGTTAGGCGGGCCAGGGAATGTCTGGAGAGATGTGGACTTTGCACACTGGGCCCCTGCATTTCCACCGTGGCACCGTGTTTACTTGCTACACTGGGAACATGAGATCAGAAAGCTGACTGGAGATGTGAATTTCTCCATTCCCTACTGGGATTGGAGGGATGCCCAGGGCTGTGATGTGTGCACTGATGAGCTGATGGGAGCCCAGAGCCCCCAGGACCCCAGTCTTATTAGGTCAAGCTCGGTCTTCTCCTCTTGGAAG GTGCTGTGCTCCCAGGCTGAGGAGTACAATAATAGGGGTGTTCTGTGCAATGCCAGGAATGAAGGCCCTCTGCGCCGTAACCCTGGAAATCACAATCGAAGTCTAGTAGAAAGATTACCAACTTCTGCAGAGGTGGAGTTCACTCTCAGTCTCCCCAACTACGACACTGGAGCAATGGACCGCACTGCCAACATGAGCTTCAGGAACACCCTGGAAG GATTCGGGGACCCTCAGACTGGGTTAGGAAGCAGTTCTCGTATGGGTATGCACGCTGCACTGCATGTGTTCATGAATGGATCTATGTCTTCCGTGCAGGGCTCTGCAAATGATCCCATATTTCTTCTTCACCATGCATTTGTTGACAG TATCTATGAACAATGGCTCAGGAGACACAGACCATCTCCATCCCAGTATCCAGAGTCTAATGCTCCCATAGGGCACAATG ACCAAAGGCTTGCAGAATCCATGCGCCCCTACCTGGACGAGTTGAAGGATGTGTGGCCTTGGTTGATGCTTGCAGGGATCTGTGGAGCGCTTCTGACTGTGACCATAGCTGTTATTTTCCTACTCACTAAACATCAATGCAAAGCCTGGCCTCGCAGGAGGAGTTGGAAAAATGTCTTCGCCCTACCAGAAAAACAACCACTTATCTGCAGCAATGAAACAGAAACCAACCACCATAACTACCAAACAATGTGA
- the LOC124876592 gene encoding tyrosinase-like isoform X1, whose amino-acid sequence MWGIRLIIFMMSLAPTYQQFPRLCTTEDSLRTKECCPAWEGDGSACGAWSGRGSCEDVEISEQPDGPQYPFSGLDDREKWPLVFYNRTCQCAGNFMGFNCGDCRFGYFGENCDERRESLRRNIFHLTRAERNRLISYLNLAKQTVSRDYVVATGTYTEMVNGSNPMFADVSVYDVFVWMHYYVSRNAQLGGPGNVWRDVDFAHWAPAFPPWHRVYLLHWEHEIRKLTGDVNFSIPYWDWRDAQGCDVCTDELMGAQSPQDPSLIRSSSVFSSWKVLCSQAEEYNNRGVLCNARNEGPLRRNPGNHNRSLVERLPTSAEVEFTLSLPNYDTGAMDRTANMSFRNTLEGFGDPQTGLGSSSRMGMHAALHVFMNGSMSSVQGSANDPIFLLHHAFVDSIYEQWLRRHRPSPSQYPESNAPIGHNGDYHMAPFIPLHRNKEYFISSKDFGYEYSYLLDPNQRLAESMRPYLDELKDVWPWLMLAGICGALLTVTIAVIFLLTKHQCKAWPRRRSWKNVFALPEKQPLICSNETETNHHNYQTM is encoded by the exons ATGTGGGGGATAAGACTTATCATTTTCATGATGTCTTTGGCCCCCACCTATCAACAGTTCCCTCGCCTTTGCACAACCGAAGACTCTCTACGGACCAAGGAGTGCTGCCCAGCCTGGGAGGGGGATGGCTCGGCTTGTGGTGCCTGGTCGGGCAGGGGCTCCTGTGAGGATGTGGAGATCTCAGAGCAGCCCGACGGACCGCAGTACCCCTTCTCGGGGCTAGACGATCGAGAGAAGTGGCCTTTGGTTTTCTACAACCGGACTTGTCAGTGTGCAGGGAACTTTATGGGGTTTAACTGTGGGGACTGCAGGTTTGGCTACTTTGGGGAAAACTGCGACGAAAGAAGAGAGTCTCTCAGGAGGAACATATTCCATCTGACCAGGGCTGAGAGAAACAGACTTATTTCTTACCTGAACCTAGCCAAGCAGACAGTCAGCAGAGACTATGTTGTTGCAACGGGGACCTACACGGAGATGGTGAATGGCTCCAATCCGATGTTTGCTGATGTATCTGTGTATGATGTGTTTGTCTGGATGCATTACTATGTGTCCCGCAATGCACAGTTAGGCGGGCCAGGGAATGTCTGGAGAGATGTGGACTTTGCACACTGGGCCCCTGCATTTCCACCGTGGCACCGTGTTTACTTGCTACACTGGGAACATGAGATCAGAAAGCTGACTGGAGATGTGAATTTCTCCATTCCCTACTGGGATTGGAGGGATGCCCAGGGCTGTGATGTGTGCACTGATGAGCTGATGGGAGCCCAGAGCCCCCAGGACCCCAGTCTTATTAGGTCAAGCTCGGTCTTCTCCTCTTGGAAG GTGCTGTGCTCCCAGGCTGAGGAGTACAATAATAGGGGTGTTCTGTGCAATGCCAGGAATGAAGGCCCTCTGCGCCGTAACCCTGGAAATCACAATCGAAGTCTAGTAGAAAGATTACCAACTTCTGCAGAGGTGGAGTTCACTCTCAGTCTCCCCAACTACGACACTGGAGCAATGGACCGCACTGCCAACATGAGCTTCAGGAACACCCTGGAAG GATTCGGGGACCCTCAGACTGGGTTAGGAAGCAGTTCTCGTATGGGTATGCACGCTGCACTGCATGTGTTCATGAATGGATCTATGTCTTCCGTGCAGGGCTCTGCAAATGATCCCATATTTCTTCTTCACCATGCATTTGTTGACAG TATCTATGAACAATGGCTCAGGAGACACAGACCATCTCCATCCCAGTATCCAGAGTCTAATGCTCCCATAGGGCACAATGGTGATTACCACATGGCTCCATTCATACCCCTGCACAGAAACAAAGAGTACTTTATTTCCAGCAAGGATTTTGGATATGAGTACTCCTATTTGTTAGATCCCA ACCAAAGGCTTGCAGAATCCATGCGCCCCTACCTGGACGAGTTGAAGGATGTGTGGCCTTGGTTGATGCTTGCAGGGATCTGTGGAGCGCTTCTGACTGTGACCATAGCTGTTATTTTCCTACTCACTAAACATCAATGCAAAGCCTGGCCTCGCAGGAGGAGTTGGAAAAATGTCTTCGCCCTACCAGAAAAACAACCACTTATCTGCAGCAATGAAACAGAAACCAACCACCATAACTACCAAACAATGTGA